In a genomic window of Sporosarcina trichiuri:
- the atpD gene encoding F0F1 ATP synthase subunit beta produces MSKGQVLQVMGPVVDVRFADGQLPAIYNSLKVQINRPGAEAETLTLEVALHLGDDSVRTIAMSSTDGLRRGEEVTDMGAPISVPVGDATLGRVFNVLGEEIDLREPVPADTQRDPIHRQAPTFENLSTKVEILETGIKVVDLLAPYIKGGKIGLFGGAGVGKTVLIQELINNIAQEHGGISVFAGVGERTREGNDLYFEMTDSGVIKKTAMVFGQMNEPPGARMRVALTGLTMAEYFRDEQGADVLLFIDNIYRFTQAGSEVSALLGRMPSAVGYQPTLATEMGQLQERITSTNRGSVTSIQAIYVPADDYTDPAPATTFAHLDATTNLERKLSEMGIYPAVDPLASTSRALSSDVVGKEHYEVATQVQETLQRYRELQDIIAILGMDELSEDDKQVVDRARRIQFFLSQNFHVAEQFTGQKGSYVPVSETVAGFKAILEGKYDHLPEDAFRLVGRIEEVVAKAKEMGVEV; encoded by the coding sequence ATGAGCAAAGGACAAGTTCTTCAGGTTATGGGTCCGGTCGTTGACGTCCGTTTCGCGGACGGTCAGCTGCCTGCGATCTATAACTCACTGAAAGTCCAGATCAATCGCCCGGGTGCTGAAGCGGAAACGCTGACGCTGGAAGTGGCGCTTCACCTTGGGGACGATTCCGTACGTACGATTGCGATGTCCTCCACAGACGGTCTGAGACGCGGCGAGGAAGTCACCGATATGGGTGCGCCGATCTCAGTTCCAGTCGGAGACGCGACACTCGGACGTGTATTCAATGTGCTGGGTGAGGAGATCGATCTGCGCGAGCCCGTTCCGGCGGACACACAGCGCGACCCGATCCACCGCCAGGCACCAACATTCGAAAACCTTTCGACGAAAGTCGAGATCCTCGAGACAGGCATCAAAGTCGTCGACCTGCTCGCTCCGTATATCAAGGGCGGTAAGATCGGCCTCTTCGGCGGTGCGGGTGTAGGGAAGACCGTACTGATCCAGGAACTCATCAACAACATCGCACAGGAACACGGCGGTATCTCCGTATTCGCAGGTGTTGGGGAGCGGACACGTGAAGGGAACGACCTGTACTTCGAAATGACGGATTCCGGCGTTATCAAGAAAACGGCGATGGTCTTCGGTCAGATGAACGAGCCGCCTGGTGCGCGTATGCGTGTTGCACTGACGGGTCTGACAATGGCGGAATACTTCCGTGACGAACAGGGCGCTGACGTTCTGCTCTTCATCGATAATATCTACCGTTTCACACAGGCCGGTTCCGAAGTATCCGCGCTGCTCGGCCGTATGCCGTCCGCGGTTGGATACCAGCCGACACTTGCAACGGAAATGGGTCAGCTCCAGGAGCGGATCACTTCCACGAACAGAGGATCCGTCACATCGATCCAGGCGATCTACGTCCCTGCCGATGACTATACGGACCCGGCTCCGGCAACGACGTTCGCCCACCTTGACGCGACGACGAACCTGGAGCGTAAACTATCCGAGATGGGGATCTACCCTGCCGTTGACCCGCTCGCGTCGACATCCCGCGCGCTAAGCTCGGACGTTGTCGGTAAAGAGCACTACGAAGTGGCGACGCAAGTCCAGGAAACGCTCCAGCGCTACCGTGAACTGCAGGATATCATCGCCATCCTCGGTATGGACGAACTGAGCGAAGACGACAAGCAGGTCGTGGACCGTGCGCGCCGTATCCAGTTCTTCCTGTCCCAGAACTTCCACGTGGCAGAGCAGTTCACAGGCCAGAAAGGATCCTATGTACCGGTCTCTGAAACAGTAGCCGGCTTCAAAGCGATCCTCGAAGGCAAGTATGACCACCTGCCGGAAGATGCATTCCGTCTCGTCGGACGCATCGAGGAAGTTGTGGCGAAAGCGAAAGAAATGGGCGTAGAAGTCTAA
- the atpG gene encoding ATP synthase F1 subunit gamma has translation MASLREVEQRIKSTKNTRQITKAMQMVSASKLSRAEANAKQFVPYMDKIEEVVGSIASATQGSSHPMLVTRPVKKTGYIIVTSDRGLVGGYNSHILRKAKRAIEQRHASKDEVSLFVIGSKGTEFFERLGFEVEESLVGVSDHPSFEEIKDIANKAVGMFTEGNYDELYLYYNHFVSAISNEPTERKLLPLTDLETSGVSSSYEFEPSAEVILESLLPQYAESLIYGAVLDGKASEHASSMTAMKTATDNATDLIDDLTLVFNRARQAAITQEITEIVAGVAALE, from the coding sequence ATGGCCTCATTACGCGAGGTGGAACAGCGTATTAAATCGACGAAGAATACACGGCAGATCACGAAAGCGATGCAGATGGTGTCCGCTTCCAAGCTGAGCCGTGCAGAAGCGAACGCCAAGCAGTTCGTCCCCTACATGGACAAGATCGAAGAAGTGGTCGGCTCCATCGCATCCGCGACGCAGGGATCCAGCCACCCGATGCTCGTGACCCGTCCTGTCAAAAAGACGGGCTACATCATCGTGACGTCCGACCGCGGACTCGTCGGAGGATACAACTCCCACATCCTGCGGAAAGCGAAACGCGCCATCGAACAGCGTCACGCGTCGAAAGACGAAGTGTCCCTGTTCGTCATCGGGAGCAAAGGGACCGAGTTCTTTGAACGGCTCGGTTTCGAGGTGGAGGAGAGCCTTGTCGGCGTCTCCGATCACCCTTCGTTCGAAGAGATAAAAGACATCGCGAATAAAGCTGTTGGCATGTTCACGGAAGGCAATTACGATGAATTGTACTTATACTACAATCATTTCGTCTCCGCCATCTCCAACGAACCGACGGAACGGAAATTGCTTCCGCTTACCGACCTGGAAACATCCGGCGTGAGCTCCTCTTATGAATTCGAGCCTTCTGCGGAAGTCATCCTCGAATCCCTTTTGCCGCAATATGCGGAGAGCCTCATCTACGGAGCGGTCCTCGACGGTAAAGCGAGCGAACATGCTTCCAGTATGACAGCGATGAAGACTGCAACCGATAATGCAACAGACTTGATAGATGATTTGACGCTCGTATTCAACCGTGCCCGTCAGGCAGCGATCACCCAGGAAATCACGGAGATCGTCGCAGGCGTCGCCGCGCTCGAATAA
- the atpA gene encoding F0F1 ATP synthase subunit alpha, whose translation MGIKAEEISTLIKQQIEGYQSEMEVSEVGTVLTVGDGIARAHGLDNVMAGELLEFSTGVLGMAQNLEANNVGIVILGPYTDIKEGDEVRRTGRIMEVPVGEELVGRVVNSLGQPVDGLGPIQTTKTRPIESPAQGVMARKSVDEPLQTGIKAIDALVPIGRGQRELIIGDRQTGKTTVAIDTILNQADQDMICIYVAIGQKESTVRSVVETLREHGALDYTIVVTASASQPAPLLYLAPYAGITMGEEFMFQGKHVLIVYDDLSKQAAAYRELSLLLRRPPGREAYPGDVFYLHSRLLERAAKLNDSLGGGSITALPFVETQAGDISAYIPTNVISITDGQIFLQSDLFFSGVRPAINAGLSVSRVGGSAQIKAMKKVAGTLRLDLAAFRELEAFSAFGSDLDPATAAKLQRGYRTVEVLKQDLHKPLKVEYQVVILYALTRGFLDDIPVKDIQRFESEIDMWLESNHTNILETIRTTKGLPADDEFAAAINEFKKNFAVSES comes from the coding sequence ATGGGCATCAAAGCTGAAGAAATCAGCACACTGATCAAGCAGCAGATCGAGGGCTATCAGTCTGAGATGGAAGTTAGCGAAGTCGGTACCGTACTTACAGTCGGTGACGGTATCGCCCGTGCTCATGGTCTCGACAATGTCATGGCCGGTGAACTCCTTGAGTTCTCCACTGGTGTGCTGGGTATGGCACAGAACTTGGAAGCGAACAACGTAGGTATCGTAATCCTCGGACCATACACAGACATCAAAGAAGGCGATGAAGTACGTCGTACAGGCCGTATCATGGAAGTACCGGTCGGAGAGGAATTGGTCGGACGCGTCGTCAATTCACTCGGACAGCCGGTGGACGGGCTCGGCCCGATCCAGACAACGAAAACACGTCCGATCGAAAGCCCGGCGCAAGGCGTCATGGCCCGTAAATCGGTCGACGAACCGCTTCAGACAGGTATCAAAGCGATCGACGCACTCGTTCCGATCGGCCGCGGCCAGCGTGAGCTGATCATCGGAGACCGTCAGACGGGTAAGACGACCGTCGCGATCGATACGATCCTGAACCAGGCAGATCAGGACATGATCTGTATCTATGTAGCGATCGGACAAAAGGAATCGACCGTCCGCTCGGTTGTTGAAACGCTCCGTGAACACGGCGCACTCGACTACACGATCGTCGTCACGGCATCGGCATCACAGCCGGCTCCATTATTGTACCTGGCACCATACGCAGGAATCACGATGGGTGAAGAGTTCATGTTCCAGGGCAAGCACGTCCTGATCGTGTACGATGACCTGTCGAAACAGGCTGCGGCCTACCGTGAACTTTCCCTGCTCCTTCGCCGTCCTCCGGGCCGTGAAGCATACCCGGGTGACGTCTTCTACTTGCACTCACGCCTTCTTGAGCGTGCGGCGAAACTGAACGACTCCCTCGGCGGCGGTTCCATCACGGCACTGCCATTCGTCGAAACGCAGGCGGGCGATATCTCCGCGTACATCCCGACGAACGTCATCTCGATCACGGACGGCCAGATCTTCCTGCAGTCCGACCTGTTCTTCTCGGGCGTGCGCCCGGCGATCAACGCCGGACTCTCCGTATCCCGTGTCGGCGGATCCGCGCAGATCAAAGCGATGAAGAAAGTCGCGGGTACCCTGCGTCTTGACCTCGCTGCATTCCGTGAACTCGAAGCGTTCTCCGCATTCGGTTCGGACCTCGATCCGGCAACGGCTGCGAAACTCCAGCGCGGATACCGGACGGTCGAAGTACTGAAGCAGGACCTGCATAAGCCGCTCAAAGTCGAGTATCAGGTCGTCATCCTGTACGCACTGACCCGCGGATTCCTCGACGATATCCCGGTCAAGGACATCCAGCGCTTCGAAAGCGAAATCGATATGTGGCTTGAAAGCAACCACACGAACATTTTGGAAACCATCCGTACAACGAAAGGGCTTCCTGCAGACGACGAATTTGCAGCAGCCATCAATGAGTTCAAGAAGAACTTTGCGGTTTCTGAATCGTAA
- a CDS encoding F0F1 ATP synthase subunit delta, with protein sequence MSRSIVSERYAAGLFKAAMAQGALKEVHTDVRELQKALETGRGFMELMSLPQVSLEKKHSLIASVMPGAHQLLLNALNVMLDADRMEELPSVLEEFNELANDAAGIAEATVYATRELTEQEQTRISSAFAARVGKQSLHLTTIIDPSLIGGIRLQIGNRIFDSSLSTKLASLQRTLIG encoded by the coding sequence ATGAGCCGATCAATCGTCTCGGAACGCTATGCTGCCGGGCTGTTCAAAGCAGCGATGGCGCAGGGCGCTCTCAAAGAAGTCCATACAGACGTCCGTGAATTGCAGAAGGCGCTCGAAACCGGCCGCGGCTTCATGGAACTCATGAGCCTGCCGCAAGTATCGCTTGAAAAGAAACATTCACTGATCGCTTCCGTCATGCCGGGTGCGCACCAGCTCCTGCTGAATGCGCTGAACGTCATGCTGGACGCAGACCGTATGGAAGAACTGCCAAGTGTCCTGGAAGAATTCAACGAACTTGCAAACGACGCAGCCGGCATCGCCGAAGCGACCGTCTATGCAACCCGTGAACTGACAGAGCAGGAACAAACCCGAATTTCCAGCGCGTTCGCCGCACGAGTCGGCAAACAGTCGCTTCATCTTACAACGATTATCGATCCGTCCCTGATCGGCGGCATCCGCCTTCAGATCGGCAACCGAATCTTCGACAGCAGTCTCAGTACTAAACTGGCTTCACTGCAGCGTACGTTGATCGGCTAA
- the atpF gene encoding F0F1 ATP synthase subunit B: MFLDTFVLLSSNPDAGFLASLNNRLNLGDIIATVIFFTILMLLLKKFAWGPLMGIMNQRAELIANEIEAAEKSRAESQNVLEEQRALLKEAHTDAQSIIENAKKQGEATREDLVQTARAEVSRMKENAAREIATEKEKAIAAVREEFVSLSIMAASKVLGKEVSEEDNRELIEETIVKAGEGR; this comes from the coding sequence GTGTTTTTGGATACCTTCGTCCTTTTGTCATCGAATCCTGATGCAGGGTTCCTGGCCAGCCTGAACAACCGGCTGAATCTTGGGGACATCATTGCCACTGTCATCTTCTTCACGATCCTCATGCTTCTCTTGAAGAAATTCGCATGGGGTCCGCTGATGGGCATCATGAATCAGCGTGCTGAGCTGATTGCCAACGAAATCGAAGCGGCTGAAAAGAGCCGTGCCGAATCACAGAACGTACTCGAAGAGCAGCGCGCTCTTTTGAAAGAAGCACATACAGACGCACAATCGATCATCGAAAACGCGAAGAAGCAGGGCGAAGCGACACGCGAAGACCTCGTCCAGACGGCACGCGCTGAAGTGAGCCGCATGAAAGAGAACGCTGCACGTGAAATCGCTACGGAGAAAGAGAAAGCGATCGCCGCTGTCCGCGAAGAGTTCGTCTCTCTCTCGATCATGGCCGCGTCCAAAGTACTCGGCAAAGAAGTGTCCGAGGAGGATAACCGCGAGCTGATCGAAGAAACGATTGTGAAGGCAGGGGAAGGCCGATGA
- the atpE gene encoding F0F1 ATP synthase subunit C — translation MTGSLGLLAAAIAVGLGALGAGIGNGLIVSRTVEGIARQPEARGVLQTTMFIGVALVEALPIIATVIAFIVMNK, via the coding sequence ATGACAGGTTCACTTGGTCTATTAGCAGCAGCTATCGCAGTTGGTCTTGGCGCACTCGGCGCTGGTATCGGTAACGGTTTGATCGTCTCACGTACAGTTGAAGGGATCGCCCGCCAGCCGGAAGCACGCGGTGTCCTTCAGACAACAATGTTCATCGGTGTCGCGTTGGTCGAGGCATTGCCGATCATCGCTACAGTTATCGCGTTCATCGTCATGAACAAATAA
- the atpB gene encoding F0F1 ATP synthase subunit A yields the protein MEHKNPSWDLFGITFNPANIMMLFVTCLIVFIIAVLSTRKLQMKPTGMQNFMEWIMDFVKGIIKNNMDWKTGGRFHVLGITLIMFVFVANMLGLPFSIHWDGYLWWKSPTADPVITMTLAATVVILTHYYGVKMLGVKGYFKTYIQPMPFLAPLKVIEEFANTLTLGLRLYGNIFAGEILIGLLATLAAGSIGGFLGAIIPALAWQGFSVFIGAIQAFIFVMLTMVYMSHKVSADH from the coding sequence GTGGAACACAAAAATCCGAGTTGGGACTTATTCGGTATCACTTTCAACCCAGCCAACATCATGATGCTCTTCGTCACATGCCTCATCGTCTTCATCATTGCCGTGCTTTCCACAAGGAAGCTGCAGATGAAACCGACCGGCATGCAGAACTTCATGGAATGGATCATGGACTTCGTCAAAGGGATTATCAAGAACAACATGGACTGGAAAACAGGGGGCCGTTTCCACGTACTCGGCATCACGCTGATCATGTTCGTGTTTGTAGCCAACATGCTTGGTCTGCCGTTCTCAATCCATTGGGATGGCTACCTGTGGTGGAAATCACCGACAGCCGATCCGGTCATCACGATGACACTCGCCGCGACGGTCGTCATCCTGACGCACTATTACGGGGTGAAGATGCTTGGGGTCAAAGGGTATTTCAAGACCTACATCCAGCCGATGCCGTTCCTGGCACCGCTGAAAGTCATCGAGGAATTTGCAAATACGCTGACACTCGGTCTGCGTCTTTACGGTAACATCTTTGCAGGGGAGATTCTGATCGGCCTGCTTGCAACACTCGCAGCCGGCAGTATCGGCGGCTTCCTCGGAGCCATCATACCTGCACTCGCCTGGCAGGGATTCTCGGTGTTCATCGGGGCGATCCAGGCATTCATCTTCGTTATGTTGACGATGGTTTACATGTCACACAAAGTGTCTGCAGACCACTAA
- a CDS encoding ATP synthase subunit I, whose translation MQTMQEIFTRQKRALFFLLALLILGWAFTEAKTIFAGLLLGLVFGLYNFWILIRRMEQFDKKLDQGKKASLGTGLRFAAGIAAAAIAMSMPEYFNLISTVAGLMIPYALLLIDRIVYHVKHHS comes from the coding sequence ATGCAGACAATGCAGGAAATCTTTACAAGGCAAAAGAGGGCTCTATTTTTTTTGCTCGCATTGCTCATTTTAGGCTGGGCATTTACGGAAGCCAAGACCATTTTCGCAGGGCTCCTGCTCGGACTTGTCTTCGGATTGTACAACTTCTGGATCCTGATCCGGAGAATGGAACAATTCGATAAGAAACTGGACCAGGGCAAAAAGGCTTCGCTTGGCACAGGACTGCGTTTCGCCGCAGGGATTGCTGCGGCCGCCATCGCGATGTCGATGCCAGAATACTTCAATCTGATCAGTACAGTGGCCGGTCTGATGATTCCCTACGCCCTATTGCTCATCGATAGGATCGTCTACCATGTGAAACATCATTCCTAA
- the wecB gene encoding non-hydrolyzing UDP-N-acetylglucosamine 2-epimerase — MTIFGTRPEAIKMAPLVLELQKHGDDIESIVTVTAQHREMLDQVLTTFGITPDYDLNIMKSRQTLIDVATRGLEGLDGIMKEAEPDIVLVHGDTSTTFVGSLAAFYNQIAIGHVEAGLRTWDKYSPYPEEMNRQLTGVLADLHFSPTEKSAQNLLDEGKPQDRIFITGNTAIDALQTTVDETYTHPIFEKLGDDRLVLLTAHRRENLGEPMRNMFRAINRLLDKHDDIQVIYPVHMNPAVREVADELLGNNDRIHLIEPLEVVDFHNFAARSHIILTDSGGIQEEAPSLAKPVIVLRDTTERPEGIDAGTLKLAGTDEDTIFRLADELLSDQAAYEAMAKASNPYGDGKASQRIVEALLNYLNNQR; from the coding sequence ATGACGATCTTCGGGACGCGGCCGGAAGCCATCAAGATGGCTCCGCTCGTTCTTGAACTGCAAAAACACGGGGATGACATCGAATCGATCGTGACCGTCACTGCGCAGCACCGTGAAATGCTCGACCAAGTGCTCACCACCTTCGGCATCACGCCCGATTACGACCTGAACATCATGAAAAGCCGGCAGACTCTGATCGATGTCGCAACACGCGGACTGGAAGGGCTCGACGGTATCATGAAGGAAGCGGAACCAGATATCGTGCTCGTCCACGGTGACACGTCGACGACATTCGTCGGCAGCCTGGCCGCCTTCTATAACCAGATCGCAATCGGCCACGTCGAAGCGGGCCTGCGCACATGGGACAAATACTCCCCGTACCCGGAGGAAATGAACCGCCAGTTGACAGGCGTCCTCGCCGACCTGCATTTCTCGCCGACCGAGAAATCCGCACAGAACCTGCTGGATGAAGGGAAGCCGCAGGACCGCATCTTCATCACCGGCAATACGGCGATCGATGCGCTGCAGACGACTGTCGACGAAACGTACACGCACCCGATCTTCGAAAAACTCGGTGACGACCGTCTCGTCCTGCTGACAGCGCACCGCCGGGAAAACCTCGGAGAACCGATGCGCAACATGTTCCGGGCTATCAACCGGCTGCTGGACAAGCACGATGACATCCAGGTCATCTATCCTGTCCATATGAACCCGGCCGTCCGCGAAGTCGCAGATGAACTGCTCGGCAACAATGACCGTATCCATCTGATCGAACCGCTCGAAGTGGTCGACTTCCACAACTTCGCGGCCCGTTCGCACATCATCCTGACCGACTCGGGCGGCATCCAGGAAGAAGCACCGTCTCTCGCAAAACCGGTCATCGTACTCCGCGACACGACCGAGCGCCCGGAAGGCATCGACGCTGGCACACTCAAACTCGCCGGCACCGACGAAGACACCATCTTCCGTCTGGCCGACGAGCTGCTGTCCGACCAGGCCGCCTACGAAGCCATGGCGAAAGCGTCCAACCCGTATGGTGATGGCAAAGCTTCGCAGCGAATCGTCGAAGCGCTGCTCAACTACCTGAATAACCAACGCTGA
- the upp gene encoding uracil phosphoribosyltransferase, giving the protein MAKVHVFDHPLIQHKLTFIRDASTGTKEFRELVDEVATLMAYEITRDLPLQEVDVQTPVSQAKSQVLAGKKLGIVPILRAGIGMVDGMLKLIPAARVGHVGLFRDPDTLEPHEYFVKLPSDVSEREFIVVDPMLATGGTAVEAINSLKKRGAKHIKFMCLVAAPEGVKVFTEAHPDVDVYIAALDEKLNDHGYIVPGLGDAGDRLFGTK; this is encoded by the coding sequence ATGGCAAAAGTACACGTATTCGATCACCCGCTCATCCAGCACAAACTGACATTCATCCGGGACGCCAGCACAGGCACGAAGGAATTCCGCGAACTCGTGGACGAAGTCGCCACGCTGATGGCATACGAAATCACACGCGACCTCCCGCTGCAGGAAGTGGACGTCCAGACACCTGTCAGCCAGGCGAAGTCCCAAGTGCTGGCAGGGAAGAAACTCGGCATCGTCCCGATCCTCCGCGCCGGTATCGGCATGGTCGACGGAATGCTGAAACTCATCCCGGCTGCCCGCGTCGGCCACGTCGGCCTGTTCCGCGACCCGGACACGCTGGAACCGCACGAATACTTCGTCAAACTGCCATCGGACGTCTCGGAACGGGAATTCATCGTCGTCGATCCGATGCTCGCGACCGGCGGTACCGCCGTCGAAGCCATCAACTCGCTCAAAAAGCGCGGTGCGAAACACATCAAATTCATGTGCCTCGTCGCTGCTCCGGAAGGCGTGAAAGTGTTCACGGAAGCACATCCGGATGTCGACGTCTATATCGCGGCACTCGATGAAAAACTGAATGACCACGGCTACATCGTCCCAGGTCTCGGCGACGCCGGCGACCGCTTATTCGGAACGAAATAA
- the glyA gene encoding serine hydroxymethyltransferase — protein sequence MDLSNVKREDSAVFEAIMAEKNRQNANIELIASENFVSEAVMEAQGSYLTNKYAEGYPGKRYYGGCEHVDVVENIARDRVKELFGAAYANVQAHSGAQANMAVYFTVLKPGDTVLGMNLSHGGHLTHGSPVNFSGKLYNFVEYGVSEGDERIDYEDVRQKALEHKPKMIVAGASAYPREIDFAKFREIADEVGAFLMVDMAHIAGLVAAGEHPSPVPHAHFVTSTTHKTLRGPRGGIILIGEEFAEEYGKKIDKTVFPGIQGGPLMHVIAAKAVAFGEALQPEFKTYAQQVKKNAVALGETLVAEGIDIVSGGTDNHLVLLNLTSLGLTGKVAEHVLDECGITVNKNTVPFDKEGPFVTSGIRIGTPAVTSRGFKEDDMKEVGAIIAKLLKNHEDDTVKEEAKQRVKALTDSHALYA from the coding sequence ATGGATTTGAGCAATGTGAAACGTGAAGACAGTGCAGTATTTGAAGCGATCATGGCTGAGAAGAACCGCCAGAACGCAAACATCGAACTGATTGCTTCTGAAAACTTCGTCTCGGAAGCGGTCATGGAAGCACAAGGGTCCTACTTGACGAACAAATACGCAGAAGGCTATCCGGGCAAGCGCTACTACGGCGGCTGCGAGCACGTCGATGTCGTCGAGAACATCGCACGCGACCGGGTCAAGGAACTGTTCGGTGCGGCCTATGCGAACGTCCAGGCACACTCCGGCGCACAGGCCAACATGGCAGTCTACTTCACCGTCCTGAAACCCGGCGATACCGTCCTCGGCATGAACCTGTCCCACGGCGGCCACCTGACGCACGGCAGCCCGGTGAACTTTTCCGGGAAACTGTACAACTTCGTCGAATACGGCGTGAGCGAAGGGGACGAGCGTATCGATTACGAAGACGTCCGCCAGAAAGCGCTCGAGCATAAGCCGAAGATGATTGTCGCGGGGGCAAGTGCCTATCCGCGTGAAATCGATTTTGCGAAGTTCCGTGAAATCGCGGATGAAGTCGGCGCCTTCCTGATGGTCGATATGGCACATATCGCAGGACTCGTCGCAGCAGGGGAGCATCCGAGCCCGGTGCCTCACGCGCATTTCGTGACGTCGACAACGCACAAGACACTGCGCGGCCCGCGCGGCGGCATCATCCTCATCGGCGAGGAATTCGCAGAGGAATACGGCAAGAAGATCGACAAGACGGTCTTCCCGGGTATCCAGGGCGGTCCGCTCATGCATGTCATCGCAGCGAAAGCGGTTGCGTTCGGAGAGGCGCTCCAGCCGGAATTCAAGACGTACGCCCAGCAAGTGAAGAAGAACGCGGTTGCACTCGGCGAAACGCTCGTTGCAGAAGGCATCGACATCGTCTCCGGCGGCACGGACAACCACCTGGTGCTGCTCAACCTGACAAGCCTCGGCCTGACGGGTAAAGTCGCCGAGCACGTCCTCGACGAATGCGGCATCACGGTCAACAAAAATACCGTACCGTTCGATAAGGAAGGCCCGTTCGTCACATCCGGCATCCGCATCGGCACACCGGCCGTCACCTCCCGCGGCTTCAAGGAAGACGACATGAAAGAAGTCGGCGCCATCATCGCGAAACTCCTCAAGAACCACGAGGACGATACGGTGAAAGAAGAAGCGAAACAGCGCGTCAAAGCACTCACCGACAGTCACGCACTCTACGCGTGA
- a CDS encoding TIGR01440 family protein — translation MDTSILWRLQIEQVLTEFAEQAPPEAGTFFVIGCSTSEVAGKRIGTAGALEVAEALYGPLAQFAETHKVHLAFQGCEHINRAVTIERSAAAQHGYDRVSVVPVTTAGGSMSAYAYEHLDDAVVVESVRAHAGIDIGQTLIGMQLKPVAVPIRTSVKQIGEAVVTCATTRPKLIGGARAQYE, via the coding sequence ATGGATACCAGCATTTTATGGAGACTGCAGATCGAGCAGGTGCTCACGGAATTCGCCGAGCAGGCGCCGCCTGAAGCAGGCACGTTCTTCGTGATCGGCTGCTCCACGTCGGAAGTCGCAGGCAAACGGATCGGAACGGCAGGTGCACTCGAAGTGGCGGAAGCGCTGTACGGCCCGCTCGCCCAATTCGCGGAGACGCACAAGGTGCATCTGGCCTTCCAGGGCTGCGAGCACATCAACCGCGCGGTCACGATCGAGCGCAGTGCTGCGGCACAGCACGGCTATGACCGCGTGTCCGTCGTGCCGGTCACGACCGCAGGCGGCTCGATGTCCGCCTATGCCTATGAACACCTGGATGATGCGGTCGTCGTCGAGTCGGTGCGGGCACATGCCGGCATCGACATCGGCCAGACGCTGATCGGCATGCAGCTGAAGCCTGTCGCGGTACCGATCCGCACATCCGTCAAACAGATCGGTGAAGCTGTCGTCACCTGCGCCACGACCCGTCCGAAACTGATCGGCGGCGCCCGCGCGCAGTACGAATAA
- the rpiB gene encoding ribose 5-phosphate isomerase B has translation MKLAISSDHGGNNLRREIKNLLTELDIDVTDFGPDSDASVDYPDYAKEVTAGVASGKFDRGILICGTGIGMSIAANKTNGIRCALCHDVFSAKATRGHNDTNVLAMGERVIGPGLAREIVQTWLDTPFEGGRHERRIEKLMELENN, from the coding sequence GTGAAACTCGCGATATCATCCGATCACGGCGGCAATAACCTTCGCCGCGAAATCAAAAACCTATTGACTGAACTGGACATCGACGTCACCGACTTCGGACCTGACTCCGATGCTTCCGTCGACTATCCTGATTATGCAAAAGAAGTGACGGCAGGCGTCGCGTCCGGCAAGTTCGACCGCGGCATCCTGATCTGCGGCACAGGCATCGGCATGTCGATCGCCGCCAATAAGACGAACGGGATCCGCTGTGCGCTCTGCCATGACGTGTTCAGCGCAAAAGCGACCCGCGGACATAATGATACGAACGTACTCGCAATGGGCGAACGGGTCATCGGCCCTGGACTGGCCCGTGAAATCGTCCAGACATGGCTCGACACACCGTTCGAAGGCGGACGGCACGAGCGCCGCATCGAAAAACTCATGGAACTCGAAAACAACTAG